In Triticum urartu cultivar G1812 chromosome 6, Tu2.1, whole genome shotgun sequence, the following proteins share a genomic window:
- the LOC125514360 gene encoding fatty acid desaturase DES2-like produces MGAGGRMTEKERELLGRGGASTTFQRSPTDKPPFTLAQIKKAIPPHCFERSVIKSFSYLGHDLVIVAALLYVALVWIPTLPSVLQLGAWPLYWVVQGCVMTGVWVIAHECGHHAFSDSSLLDDIVGLVLHSWLLVPYFSWKYSHRRHHSNTGSLERDEVFVPYIYSNPVGRLGLLVVQLTIGWPMYLSLNTCGRPYPRFACHFDPYSPIYNDRERAQVSISDVGVLAVSLALSKLASALGFWWVVRVYGVPLLIVNAWLVLVTYLQHTHPALPHYDSTEWDWLRGALATMDRDYGILNRVFHNITDTHVAHHLFSTMPHYHAMEATKAIKPILGEYYQFDPTPVAKATWREAKECIYVRPEDRKGVFWYSNKFSAP; encoded by the coding sequence ATGGGTGCCGGCGGCAGGATGacagagaaggagcgggagctgctCGGCCGCGGCGGCGCCAGCACGACCTTCCAGCGCTCGCCGACGGACAAGCCGCCGTTCACGCTGGCCCAGATCAAGAAGGCAATCCCGCCACACTGCTTCGAGCGCTCGGTGATCAAGTCCTTCTCCTACCTGGGCCATGACCTCGTCATCGTCGCGGCCCTACTGTACGTGGCGCTGGTCTGGATCCCCACCCTCCCGAGCGTGCTGCAGCTGGGCGCCTGGCCGCTCTACTGGGTCGTGCAGGGCTGCGTCATGACCGGCGTCTGGGTCATCGCGCACGAGTGCGGCCACCACGCTTTCTCCGACTCCTCGCTGCTCGACGACATCGTCGGCCTGGTGCTCCACTCGTGGCTGCTCGTCCCCTACTTCTCGTGGAAGTACAGCCACCGCCGCCACCATTCCAACACGGGCTCGCTGGAGCGCGACGAGGTGTTCGTCCCCTACATCTACAGCAACCCCGTCGGACGTCTGGGGCTCCTCGTCGTGCAGCTGACCATCGGGTGGCCGATGTACCTGTCGCTCAACACCTGCGGCCGCCCGTACCCGCGCTTCGCCTGCCACTTCGACCCCTACAGCCCGATCTACAACGACCGGGAGCGCGCCCAGGTTTCCATCTCGGACGTCGGCGTGCTGGCCGTGTCCCTCGCCTTGTCCAAGCTCGCGTCGGCCTTGGGGTTCTGGTGGGTGGTGCGGGTCTACGGCGTGCCGCTGCTGATCGTGAACGCGTGGCTGGTCCTGGTCACCTACCTGCAGCACACCCACCCGGCGCTGCCGCACTACGACTCGACGGAGTGGGACTGGCTGCGCGGGGCGCTCGCCACCATGGACCGCGACTACGGCATCCTCAACCGCGTGTTCCACAACATCACGGACACGCACGTGGCGCACCACCTCTTCTCCACCATGCCGCACtaccacgccatggaggccaccAAGGCGATCAAGCCCATCCTCGGCGAGTACTACCAGTTCGACCCCACCCCCGTCGCCAAGGCCACATGGCGCGAGGCCAAGGAGTGCATCTACGTCCGGCCCGAAGACCGCAAGGGAGTCTTCTGGTACAGCAACAAGTTCTCTGCGCCTTAG